A stretch of the Filimonas lacunae genome encodes the following:
- a CDS encoding glutamate--tRNA ligase family protein translates to MNLPHLHFHRTRIAPTPSGYLHMGNVLAFAITAALAHKAGADVLLRIDDMDRERVRPEYVQDIFDTLQFMDIPYTEGPRDVQQFELDYSQQVRLPLYHKALEQLREKGVVYGCDCTRTQLAGWNMEHGCPGSCREKALALDAPDVNWRLKTNLVPMLHVNTHEGIVTTTLPAEMTDFVVRKKDGCPAYQLTSLIDDVFYNIDGIVRGEDLWHSTLAQQNLAAQLAFTSFQEVLFYHHPLLMNETDKKLSKSAGATSIQYLRKLGNTSADIYTIIGSLLKPVVNADSWRRW, encoded by the coding sequence ATGAATTTACCGCATCTGCATTTCCATCGCACACGTATAGCGCCCACGCCCAGTGGTTACCTGCATATGGGTAATGTGCTGGCATTTGCTATAACGGCAGCATTGGCGCATAAAGCGGGGGCTGATGTATTGCTGCGGATAGATGATATGGACCGGGAGAGGGTGCGGCCTGAATATGTACAGGATATTTTTGATACACTACAGTTCATGGACATTCCTTACACAGAAGGCCCACGGGATGTGCAGCAGTTTGAATTGGACTATTCGCAACAAGTAAGATTGCCGCTTTATCACAAAGCATTGGAGCAATTGCGCGAAAAAGGGGTTGTATATGGTTGTGATTGCACCCGCACACAGCTGGCCGGGTGGAATATGGAACATGGATGTCCGGGCAGTTGCAGAGAGAAAGCGCTGGCTTTAGATGCACCTGATGTAAACTGGCGGCTGAAGACGAACCTGGTACCCATGTTGCATGTGAACACGCATGAAGGCATTGTAACAACAACTTTGCCTGCAGAGATGACAGATTTTGTGGTGCGTAAGAAAGATGGTTGCCCTGCTTATCAGCTTACCTCGCTGATAGATGATGTATTTTATAACATAGATGGTATTGTAAGGGGAGAAGATCTGTGGCACTCTACACTGGCGCAGCAAAACCTGGCGGCACAACTGGCATTTACTTCGTTTCAGGAGGTGTTATTTTATCATCACCCTTTGTTGATGAATGAGACCGATAAAAAACTTTCTAAATCGGCAGGGGCTACTTCTATACAATACCTGCGCAAGCTGGGTAACACCAGTGCTGATATTTATACTATCATAGGTTCATTGCTGAAACCTGTTGTTAATGCTGATAGCTGGAGACGTTGGTAA